The following are encoded together in the Maniola jurtina chromosome 27, ilManJurt1.1, whole genome shotgun sequence genome:
- the LOC123878971 gene encoding protein ALP1-like: MDVEEAICLWILYRRLRRRRRRQRRYWVHPILSDRLSSSLFVTLYPELRLHEEKFFNYFRMSVATFDFLYDFIENDLKSSENAVRYCISPKEKLIVTLRYLATGSSFAELQYGYKIGKSTISGIIKQVCQVLWRNLKTLVMSPPTKEIWTQISIQFENKAYFPNCVGALDGKHVRLIQPPESGSMYYNYKHFFSLVLMALCDANYCFIWIDVGAYGKDSDSGVFKETSLFKKLSENSLNLPEPRSITNNESDAFKLPYVIVADEAFAMTKNLMRPYGGKMLSKEKNIFNYRLSLARRYVECTFGIMCNKWRILHRPIDVKIDFAVDIVKAICVLHNLVRMRDGINQDDMINPAPLPNVNPTNSGRAIHEVDNIRTKFTNYFVTEGKLDWQDKMV; encoded by the exons ATGGACGTGGAGGAGGCAATTTGCTTGTGGATTTTATATAGAAGACTGAGACGTCGCAGAAGACGACAAAGGCGATACTGGGTGCATCCAATATTAAGTGACAGACTTTCTTCAAGCCTGTTTGTCACCTTATACCCTGAGTTGAGGTTACATGAagaaaaattttttaattatttccgtATGTCAGTTGCAACCTTTGATTTTTTATACGATTTcattgaaaatgatttaaaatccAGTGAAAATGCTGTAAGATATTGCATATCACCAAAAGAAAAACTCATTGTAACATTGCG GTACCTAGCAACTGGTTCTTCATTTGCAGAGTTACAATATGGTTATAAAATTGGCAAGTCTACGATATCGGGTATAATTAAGCAAGTGTGCCAAGTTTTATGGAGAAATTTAAAAACTTTGGTCATGAGTCCACCAACAAAAGAAATCTGGACACAAATATCTatacaatttgaaaataaagcATATTTTCCAAATTGTGTTGGAGCGTTGGACGGCAAACACGTTCGTTTAATACAGCCACCAGAATCAGGATCAATGTATTACAATTACAAACACTTTTTCTCATTAGTTTTAATGGCTTTATGTGATGCTAACTATTGCTTCATATGGATAGACGTTGGAGCTTACGGAAAAGACAGTGATTCGGGTGTTTTCAAGGAAACGTCATTATTCAAAAAACTCTCAGAAAATTCGTTGAACTTACCAGAGCCTAGATCTATCACAAATAATGAGAGCGATGCATTTAAACTACCATACGTAATTGTAGCTGACGAGGCTTTCGCTATGACTAAAAATTTGATGAGACCCTATGGTGGTAAAATGttgtcaaaagaaaaaaatatatttaactaccGCCTTTCTTTAGCACGAAGGTATGTCGAATGTACATTTGGCATAATGTGTAACAAGTGGCGTATCTTACACCGGCCAATAGACGTGAAGATAGATTTTGCTGTTGATATCGTCAAAGCTATTTGTGTTTTACATAACTTGGTAAGGATGAGAGATGGTATAAATCAGGATGATATGATCAATCCAGCGCCATTACCTAATGTGAATCCAACTAACAGTGGACGAGCAATCCATGAAGTAGATAATATTCGAACTAAATTCacaaattattttgttactGAAGGTAAATTAGATTGGCAagataaaatggtgtaa
- the LOC123878972 gene encoding uncharacterized protein LOC123878972: MSTEDDIVPIDLLIDEIEKRDAIWNLNSKDYSNKILKRRSWEELVLIFCKNDDSEEKKKNLGSILQKKWKNLRDAYVKELKKTKHLKSGSSASTPSSFAYFQRLSFLKQVVQKRKTDNSLDVAEVTENPDLDSAVNSSGVQASTENVLRKKFKLHPADEHFANLLQQSINTRNNNAAEKKDDDEDKLFCLSLVREIKKVPENRRLKLKIEIYNLLERYQATRAQPLEDFNYPSTSYSSQRPPRNYHASFQSSQYSNPMQYSDRESTQYGYTTSSYTSPPTSSSQVTSPPGDVTCDPSYEDSQELDLFN; this comes from the exons ATGAGTACCGAAGATGACATTGTGCCTATCGATTTGCTTATCGACGAAATCGAAAAAAGAGATGCGATTTGGAATCTTAACTCTAaggattattcaaataaaatattaaaaagaaggtCTTGGGAAGaactagttttaattttttgcaaaaatgatgattccgaagaaaaaaagaaaaatttgg GAtcgattttgcaaaaaaaatggaaaaatttaCGAGATGCCTATGTAAAAGAACTtaagaaaacaaaacatttgAAGTCCGGTTCCTCAGCATCAACACCATCTTCATTTGCGTATTTCCAAAGATTGTCATTTCTTAAACAAGTTGTCCAGAAACGAAAAACTGACAACAGCCTTGATGTTGCGGAAGTTACAGAGAATCCTGATTTGGATAGTGCAGTTAACAGCAGCGGCGTTCAAGCTTCAACAGAAAATGTGCTCCGGAAAAAATTCAAACTTCACCCTGCCGATGAACATTTTGCAAATCTTTTACAACAAAGCATAAATACTCGAAATAATAATGCAGCAGAAAAGAAAGATGACGatgaagataaattattttgtctttCATTGGTTagggaaataaaaaaagttcCTGAAAACCGGCGTTTAaaactgaaaattgaaatttataatttattagaacGATACCAAGCTACACGAGCACAGCCACTTGAAGATTTTAACTACCCGTCTACTTCATATAGCTCACAACGACCACCCAGAAACTATCATGCTTCATTTCAAAGTTCTCAATATAGCAACCCAATGCAGTACTCTGATAGAGAATCAACACAATATGGCTATACAACTAGTTCATACACTTCACCTCCCACAAGTTCATCGCAAGTAACATCACCCCCGGGTGATGTTACTTGTGACCCGTCATACGAAGATTCTCAAGAATTAGATCTGTTCAATTAA